The Thunnus thynnus chromosome 22, fThuThy2.1, whole genome shotgun sequence genome includes a window with the following:
- the mtmr1a gene encoding myotubularin-related protein 1a isoform X3: MEKQAGAAGAADGAGPNRKPWGSPTCGPAAGETQDSPSGSHVEWCKQLIAATISSQISGSVTPDIVNRDNKAGRRPEFLVSKRLNQRNLPALRYGAQVKVFQNQVPLLPGESIKATVKDVMYICPFSGLVNGTLTITDYKLYFTSVERDSPFILDVNLGVISRLETISVPNQGENNKGLELVCKDMRSPRFAYKTEESHPDIVEVLTKHAFPLSHNLPLFAYQYKEQFPVDGWKVYDPMAEYRRQGLPNESWTISKINSTYELCDTYPSILVIPTNITDEDIKRVAVFRARHRIPVLSWIHPETQATIVRCSQPLVGPSDRRCKEDERFLQIIMDANAQSHKLTIFDARQSSVAVTNKAKDGGFESESFYPSVELNFLDIPNIHVMRESLRKMKDMVYPTIDEVHWHSNIDQTHWLEYIRLLLAGAAKIADKLESGKTSVVVHCSDGWDRTAQLTSLAMLMLDSYYRTRKGFQVLVEKEWISFGHKFAARVGHGDENHANSERSPLFIQFMDCVWQMTRQFPAAFEFNELFLITVLDHLYSCLFGTFLYNSEQERAAKDVQTSTVSLWSYINSQPEDFTNPFYVDYEHHVLYPLVSSRHLELWSSYYARWNPRMRPQVPVHQTLKDLLILRAELQRRVEELQREATSHSLSSSSEHSPSPTHTTGTPLHTAV, translated from the exons ATGGAGAAACAGGCCGGAGCCGCCGGGGCGGCGGACGGAGCAGGGCCGAACAGAAAGCCCTGGGGCTCGCCGACCTGCGGGCCAGCCGCCGGTGAAACCCAGGACAG tcCATCAGGTTCTCATGTAGAGTGGTGTAAACAGCTGATAGCAGCCACCATCTCCAGTCAGATCTCAGGATCAGTCACACCTGACATTGTGAACAGGGACAACAAG GCTGGGAGAAGACCAGAATTTCTG GTGTCCAAGAGGCTGAATCAGAGG AACCTTCCAGCTCTGAGATACGGGGCGCAAGTCAAAGTGTTCCAGAACCAGGTTCCTCTGCTACCAGGAGAAAGCATCAAGGCTACAG TAAAGGATGTGATGTACATCTGTCCATTCAGTGGTCTGGTTAACGGGACTCTGACCATCACAGACTACAAGCTCTACTTCACCAGCGTGGAGAGG GACTCTCCATTCATTCTTGACGTGAACCTGGGAGTCATCAGCCGACTGGAGACCATCAGCGTCCCCAACCAAGGAGAGAACAACAAAGGATTGGAGCTAGTCTGCAAG GACATGAGGAGTCCGAGGTTTGCCTATAAGACAGAGGAGAGTCATCCGGATATAGTGGAGGTGCTAACCAAACATGCCTTCCCTCTCTCCCACAACCTG CCTCTGTTTGCCTACCAGTACAAGGAGCAGTTTCCTGTGGACGGCTGGAAGGTGTACGACCCAATGGCAGAGTACAGACGTCAG GGTCTCCCTAATGAGAGCTGGACCATCAGTAAGATAAATAGCACCTATGAGCTGTGTGACACTTATCCCTCCATCCTGGTCATCCCCACCAACATCACAGACGAAGACATCAAACGAGTGGCCGTGTTCAGAGCCAGGCACCGCATACCG GTCTTATCCTGGATCCACCCAGAAACTCAGGCCACCATCGTACGCTGCAGCCAGCCGTTAGTCGGCCCTTCAGACCGTCGCTGTAAAGAGGATGAACGCTTTCTCCAAATCATCATGGACGCCAACGCCCAGTCTCATAAGCTCACCATCTTTGACGCACGGCAGAGTAGCGTAGCAGTCACCAACAAG GCAAAGGACGGAGGGTTTGAAAGTGAGAGTTTCTATCCCAGCGTGGAGCTGAACTTCCTGGATATCCCCAACATCCATGTGATGAGGGAGTCtctgaggaagatgaaggaCATGGTTTATCCTACCATAGATGAAGTCCACTGGCACTCTAATATTGACCAGACGCACTGGCTGGAGTACATACGG TTGTTACTAGCAGGAGCAGCTAAGATAGCTGATAAACTGGAGTCGGGGAAGACGTCGGTGGTGGTTCACTGCAGTGACGGCTGGGACCGAACGGCACAGCTCACCTCTCTGGCCATGCTGATGCTGGACAGCTACTACCGCACTCGCAAAGGATTCCAG gttcTGGTGGAGAAGGAGTGGATTAGTTTTGGACACAAATTTGCTGCT CGCGTGGGTCACGGTGATGAGAACCATGCCAACTCAGAGCGCTCGCCTCTCTTCATCCAGTTCATGGACTGCGTCTGGCAGATGACTCGTCAG TTCCCAGCAGCCTTTGAGTTCAACGAGCTGTTCCTCATCACAGTGCTGGACCACCTGTACAGCTGTCTGTTTGGTACATTCCTCTATAACAGCGAACAGGAACGGGCAGCCAAG GACGTTCAGACCAGCACTGTGTCCCTGTGGTCCTACATTAACAG CCAACCCGAGGACTTCACCAACCCCTTCTATGTGGACTACGAGCACCATGTTCTGTATCCGCTGGTGTCTTCCAGACATCTGGAGCTGTGGAGCAGCTACTACGCTCGCTGGAACCCACGCATGAGACCACAG GTGCCGGTGCATCAGACTCTGAAGGACCTGCTGATCCTGAGggcagagctgcagaggagggtggaggagctgcagagagaagccACCTCCCAttccctgtcctcctcctctgaacaCTCTCCCTCCCCTACACACACCACTGGAACTCCACTGCACACtgctgtctga
- the mtmr1a gene encoding myotubularin-related protein 1a isoform X4, translating to MEKQAGAAGAADGAGPNRKPWGSPTCGPAAGETQDSPSGSHVEWCKQLIAATISSQISGSVTPDIVNRDNKVSKRLNQRNLPALRYGAQVKVFQNQVPLLPGESIKATVKDVMYICPFSGLVNGTLTITDYKLYFTSVERDSPFILDVNLGVISRLETISVPNQGENNKGLELVCKDMRSPRFAYKTEESHPDIVEVLTKHAFPLSHNLPLFAYQYKEQFPVDGWKVYDPMAEYRRQGLPNESWTISKINSTYELCDTYPSILVIPTNITDEDIKRVAVFRARHRIPVLSWIHPETQATIVRCSQPLVGPSDRRCKEDERFLQIIMDANAQSHKLTIFDARQSSVAVTNKAKDGGFESESFYPSVELNFLDIPNIHVMRESLRKMKDMVYPTIDEVHWHSNIDQTHWLEYIRLLLAGAAKIADKLESGKTSVVVHCSDGWDRTAQLTSLAMLMLDSYYRTRKGFQVLVEKEWISFGHKFAARVGHGDENHANSERSPLFIQFMDCVWQMTRQFPAAFEFNELFLITVLDHLYSCLFGTFLYNSEQERAAKDVQTSTVSLWSYINSQPEDFTNPFYVDYEHHVLYPLVSSRHLELWSSYYARWNPRMRPQVPVHQTLKDLLILRAELQRRVEELQREATSHSLSSSSEHSPSPTHTTGTPLHTAV from the exons ATGGAGAAACAGGCCGGAGCCGCCGGGGCGGCGGACGGAGCAGGGCCGAACAGAAAGCCCTGGGGCTCGCCGACCTGCGGGCCAGCCGCCGGTGAAACCCAGGACAG tcCATCAGGTTCTCATGTAGAGTGGTGTAAACAGCTGATAGCAGCCACCATCTCCAGTCAGATCTCAGGATCAGTCACACCTGACATTGTGAACAGGGACAACAAG GTGTCCAAGAGGCTGAATCAGAGG AACCTTCCAGCTCTGAGATACGGGGCGCAAGTCAAAGTGTTCCAGAACCAGGTTCCTCTGCTACCAGGAGAAAGCATCAAGGCTACAG TAAAGGATGTGATGTACATCTGTCCATTCAGTGGTCTGGTTAACGGGACTCTGACCATCACAGACTACAAGCTCTACTTCACCAGCGTGGAGAGG GACTCTCCATTCATTCTTGACGTGAACCTGGGAGTCATCAGCCGACTGGAGACCATCAGCGTCCCCAACCAAGGAGAGAACAACAAAGGATTGGAGCTAGTCTGCAAG GACATGAGGAGTCCGAGGTTTGCCTATAAGACAGAGGAGAGTCATCCGGATATAGTGGAGGTGCTAACCAAACATGCCTTCCCTCTCTCCCACAACCTG CCTCTGTTTGCCTACCAGTACAAGGAGCAGTTTCCTGTGGACGGCTGGAAGGTGTACGACCCAATGGCAGAGTACAGACGTCAG GGTCTCCCTAATGAGAGCTGGACCATCAGTAAGATAAATAGCACCTATGAGCTGTGTGACACTTATCCCTCCATCCTGGTCATCCCCACCAACATCACAGACGAAGACATCAAACGAGTGGCCGTGTTCAGAGCCAGGCACCGCATACCG GTCTTATCCTGGATCCACCCAGAAACTCAGGCCACCATCGTACGCTGCAGCCAGCCGTTAGTCGGCCCTTCAGACCGTCGCTGTAAAGAGGATGAACGCTTTCTCCAAATCATCATGGACGCCAACGCCCAGTCTCATAAGCTCACCATCTTTGACGCACGGCAGAGTAGCGTAGCAGTCACCAACAAG GCAAAGGACGGAGGGTTTGAAAGTGAGAGTTTCTATCCCAGCGTGGAGCTGAACTTCCTGGATATCCCCAACATCCATGTGATGAGGGAGTCtctgaggaagatgaaggaCATGGTTTATCCTACCATAGATGAAGTCCACTGGCACTCTAATATTGACCAGACGCACTGGCTGGAGTACATACGG TTGTTACTAGCAGGAGCAGCTAAGATAGCTGATAAACTGGAGTCGGGGAAGACGTCGGTGGTGGTTCACTGCAGTGACGGCTGGGACCGAACGGCACAGCTCACCTCTCTGGCCATGCTGATGCTGGACAGCTACTACCGCACTCGCAAAGGATTCCAG gttcTGGTGGAGAAGGAGTGGATTAGTTTTGGACACAAATTTGCTGCT CGCGTGGGTCACGGTGATGAGAACCATGCCAACTCAGAGCGCTCGCCTCTCTTCATCCAGTTCATGGACTGCGTCTGGCAGATGACTCGTCAG TTCCCAGCAGCCTTTGAGTTCAACGAGCTGTTCCTCATCACAGTGCTGGACCACCTGTACAGCTGTCTGTTTGGTACATTCCTCTATAACAGCGAACAGGAACGGGCAGCCAAG GACGTTCAGACCAGCACTGTGTCCCTGTGGTCCTACATTAACAG CCAACCCGAGGACTTCACCAACCCCTTCTATGTGGACTACGAGCACCATGTTCTGTATCCGCTGGTGTCTTCCAGACATCTGGAGCTGTGGAGCAGCTACTACGCTCGCTGGAACCCACGCATGAGACCACAG GTGCCGGTGCATCAGACTCTGAAGGACCTGCTGATCCTGAGggcagagctgcagaggagggtggaggagctgcagagagaagccACCTCCCAttccctgtcctcctcctctgaacaCTCTCCCTCCCCTACACACACCACTGGAACTCCACTGCACACtgctgtctga
- the mtmr1a gene encoding myotubularin-related protein 1a isoform X2: MEKQAGAAGAADGAGPNRKPWGSPTCGPAAGETQDSPSGSHVEWCKQLIAATISSQISGSVTPDIVNRDNKDSQDEGLCYHGESDSEHPSNALNLPALRYGAQVKVFQNQVPLLPGESIKATVKDVMYICPFSGLVNGTLTITDYKLYFTSVERDSPFILDVNLGVISRLETISVPNQGENNKGLELVCKDMRSPRFAYKTEESHPDIVEVLTKHAFPLSHNLPLFAYQYKEQFPVDGWKVYDPMAEYRRQGLPNESWTISKINSTYELCDTYPSILVIPTNITDEDIKRVAVFRARHRIPVLSWIHPETQATIVRCSQPLVGPSDRRCKEDERFLQIIMDANAQSHKLTIFDARQSSVAVTNKAKDGGFESESFYPSVELNFLDIPNIHVMRESLRKMKDMVYPTIDEVHWHSNIDQTHWLEYIRLLLAGAAKIADKLESGKTSVVVHCSDGWDRTAQLTSLAMLMLDSYYRTRKGFQVLVEKEWISFGHKFAARVGHGDENHANSERSPLFIQFMDCVWQMTRQFPAAFEFNELFLITVLDHLYSCLFGTFLYNSEQERAAKDVQTSTVSLWSYINSQPEDFTNPFYVDYEHHVLYPLVSSRHLELWSSYYARWNPRMRPQVPVHQTLKDLLILRAELQRRVEELQREATSHSLSSSSEHSPSPTHTTGTPLHTAV; encoded by the exons ATGGAGAAACAGGCCGGAGCCGCCGGGGCGGCGGACGGAGCAGGGCCGAACAGAAAGCCCTGGGGCTCGCCGACCTGCGGGCCAGCCGCCGGTGAAACCCAGGACAG tcCATCAGGTTCTCATGTAGAGTGGTGTAAACAGCTGATAGCAGCCACCATCTCCAGTCAGATCTCAGGATCAGTCACACCTGACATTGTGAACAGGGACAACAAG GATTCACAGGATGAAGGGCTTTGTTACCATGGAGAAAGTGATTCTGAGCATCCTTCCAATGCTTTG AACCTTCCAGCTCTGAGATACGGGGCGCAAGTCAAAGTGTTCCAGAACCAGGTTCCTCTGCTACCAGGAGAAAGCATCAAGGCTACAG TAAAGGATGTGATGTACATCTGTCCATTCAGTGGTCTGGTTAACGGGACTCTGACCATCACAGACTACAAGCTCTACTTCACCAGCGTGGAGAGG GACTCTCCATTCATTCTTGACGTGAACCTGGGAGTCATCAGCCGACTGGAGACCATCAGCGTCCCCAACCAAGGAGAGAACAACAAAGGATTGGAGCTAGTCTGCAAG GACATGAGGAGTCCGAGGTTTGCCTATAAGACAGAGGAGAGTCATCCGGATATAGTGGAGGTGCTAACCAAACATGCCTTCCCTCTCTCCCACAACCTG CCTCTGTTTGCCTACCAGTACAAGGAGCAGTTTCCTGTGGACGGCTGGAAGGTGTACGACCCAATGGCAGAGTACAGACGTCAG GGTCTCCCTAATGAGAGCTGGACCATCAGTAAGATAAATAGCACCTATGAGCTGTGTGACACTTATCCCTCCATCCTGGTCATCCCCACCAACATCACAGACGAAGACATCAAACGAGTGGCCGTGTTCAGAGCCAGGCACCGCATACCG GTCTTATCCTGGATCCACCCAGAAACTCAGGCCACCATCGTACGCTGCAGCCAGCCGTTAGTCGGCCCTTCAGACCGTCGCTGTAAAGAGGATGAACGCTTTCTCCAAATCATCATGGACGCCAACGCCCAGTCTCATAAGCTCACCATCTTTGACGCACGGCAGAGTAGCGTAGCAGTCACCAACAAG GCAAAGGACGGAGGGTTTGAAAGTGAGAGTTTCTATCCCAGCGTGGAGCTGAACTTCCTGGATATCCCCAACATCCATGTGATGAGGGAGTCtctgaggaagatgaaggaCATGGTTTATCCTACCATAGATGAAGTCCACTGGCACTCTAATATTGACCAGACGCACTGGCTGGAGTACATACGG TTGTTACTAGCAGGAGCAGCTAAGATAGCTGATAAACTGGAGTCGGGGAAGACGTCGGTGGTGGTTCACTGCAGTGACGGCTGGGACCGAACGGCACAGCTCACCTCTCTGGCCATGCTGATGCTGGACAGCTACTACCGCACTCGCAAAGGATTCCAG gttcTGGTGGAGAAGGAGTGGATTAGTTTTGGACACAAATTTGCTGCT CGCGTGGGTCACGGTGATGAGAACCATGCCAACTCAGAGCGCTCGCCTCTCTTCATCCAGTTCATGGACTGCGTCTGGCAGATGACTCGTCAG TTCCCAGCAGCCTTTGAGTTCAACGAGCTGTTCCTCATCACAGTGCTGGACCACCTGTACAGCTGTCTGTTTGGTACATTCCTCTATAACAGCGAACAGGAACGGGCAGCCAAG GACGTTCAGACCAGCACTGTGTCCCTGTGGTCCTACATTAACAG CCAACCCGAGGACTTCACCAACCCCTTCTATGTGGACTACGAGCACCATGTTCTGTATCCGCTGGTGTCTTCCAGACATCTGGAGCTGTGGAGCAGCTACTACGCTCGCTGGAACCCACGCATGAGACCACAG GTGCCGGTGCATCAGACTCTGAAGGACCTGCTGATCCTGAGggcagagctgcagaggagggtggaggagctgcagagagaagccACCTCCCAttccctgtcctcctcctctgaacaCTCTCCCTCCCCTACACACACCACTGGAACTCCACTGCACACtgctgtctga
- the mtmr1a gene encoding myotubularin-related protein 1a isoform X1 yields MEKQAGAAGAADGAGPNRKPWGSPTCGPAAGETQDSPSGSHVEWCKQLIAATISSQISGSVTPDIVNRDNKAGRRPEFLDSQDEGLCYHGESDSEHPSNALNLPALRYGAQVKVFQNQVPLLPGESIKATVKDVMYICPFSGLVNGTLTITDYKLYFTSVERDSPFILDVNLGVISRLETISVPNQGENNKGLELVCKDMRSPRFAYKTEESHPDIVEVLTKHAFPLSHNLPLFAYQYKEQFPVDGWKVYDPMAEYRRQGLPNESWTISKINSTYELCDTYPSILVIPTNITDEDIKRVAVFRARHRIPVLSWIHPETQATIVRCSQPLVGPSDRRCKEDERFLQIIMDANAQSHKLTIFDARQSSVAVTNKAKDGGFESESFYPSVELNFLDIPNIHVMRESLRKMKDMVYPTIDEVHWHSNIDQTHWLEYIRLLLAGAAKIADKLESGKTSVVVHCSDGWDRTAQLTSLAMLMLDSYYRTRKGFQVLVEKEWISFGHKFAARVGHGDENHANSERSPLFIQFMDCVWQMTRQFPAAFEFNELFLITVLDHLYSCLFGTFLYNSEQERAAKDVQTSTVSLWSYINSQPEDFTNPFYVDYEHHVLYPLVSSRHLELWSSYYARWNPRMRPQVPVHQTLKDLLILRAELQRRVEELQREATSHSLSSSSEHSPSPTHTTGTPLHTAV; encoded by the exons ATGGAGAAACAGGCCGGAGCCGCCGGGGCGGCGGACGGAGCAGGGCCGAACAGAAAGCCCTGGGGCTCGCCGACCTGCGGGCCAGCCGCCGGTGAAACCCAGGACAG tcCATCAGGTTCTCATGTAGAGTGGTGTAAACAGCTGATAGCAGCCACCATCTCCAGTCAGATCTCAGGATCAGTCACACCTGACATTGTGAACAGGGACAACAAG GCTGGGAGAAGACCAGAATTTCTG GATTCACAGGATGAAGGGCTTTGTTACCATGGAGAAAGTGATTCTGAGCATCCTTCCAATGCTTTG AACCTTCCAGCTCTGAGATACGGGGCGCAAGTCAAAGTGTTCCAGAACCAGGTTCCTCTGCTACCAGGAGAAAGCATCAAGGCTACAG TAAAGGATGTGATGTACATCTGTCCATTCAGTGGTCTGGTTAACGGGACTCTGACCATCACAGACTACAAGCTCTACTTCACCAGCGTGGAGAGG GACTCTCCATTCATTCTTGACGTGAACCTGGGAGTCATCAGCCGACTGGAGACCATCAGCGTCCCCAACCAAGGAGAGAACAACAAAGGATTGGAGCTAGTCTGCAAG GACATGAGGAGTCCGAGGTTTGCCTATAAGACAGAGGAGAGTCATCCGGATATAGTGGAGGTGCTAACCAAACATGCCTTCCCTCTCTCCCACAACCTG CCTCTGTTTGCCTACCAGTACAAGGAGCAGTTTCCTGTGGACGGCTGGAAGGTGTACGACCCAATGGCAGAGTACAGACGTCAG GGTCTCCCTAATGAGAGCTGGACCATCAGTAAGATAAATAGCACCTATGAGCTGTGTGACACTTATCCCTCCATCCTGGTCATCCCCACCAACATCACAGACGAAGACATCAAACGAGTGGCCGTGTTCAGAGCCAGGCACCGCATACCG GTCTTATCCTGGATCCACCCAGAAACTCAGGCCACCATCGTACGCTGCAGCCAGCCGTTAGTCGGCCCTTCAGACCGTCGCTGTAAAGAGGATGAACGCTTTCTCCAAATCATCATGGACGCCAACGCCCAGTCTCATAAGCTCACCATCTTTGACGCACGGCAGAGTAGCGTAGCAGTCACCAACAAG GCAAAGGACGGAGGGTTTGAAAGTGAGAGTTTCTATCCCAGCGTGGAGCTGAACTTCCTGGATATCCCCAACATCCATGTGATGAGGGAGTCtctgaggaagatgaaggaCATGGTTTATCCTACCATAGATGAAGTCCACTGGCACTCTAATATTGACCAGACGCACTGGCTGGAGTACATACGG TTGTTACTAGCAGGAGCAGCTAAGATAGCTGATAAACTGGAGTCGGGGAAGACGTCGGTGGTGGTTCACTGCAGTGACGGCTGGGACCGAACGGCACAGCTCACCTCTCTGGCCATGCTGATGCTGGACAGCTACTACCGCACTCGCAAAGGATTCCAG gttcTGGTGGAGAAGGAGTGGATTAGTTTTGGACACAAATTTGCTGCT CGCGTGGGTCACGGTGATGAGAACCATGCCAACTCAGAGCGCTCGCCTCTCTTCATCCAGTTCATGGACTGCGTCTGGCAGATGACTCGTCAG TTCCCAGCAGCCTTTGAGTTCAACGAGCTGTTCCTCATCACAGTGCTGGACCACCTGTACAGCTGTCTGTTTGGTACATTCCTCTATAACAGCGAACAGGAACGGGCAGCCAAG GACGTTCAGACCAGCACTGTGTCCCTGTGGTCCTACATTAACAG CCAACCCGAGGACTTCACCAACCCCTTCTATGTGGACTACGAGCACCATGTTCTGTATCCGCTGGTGTCTTCCAGACATCTGGAGCTGTGGAGCAGCTACTACGCTCGCTGGAACCCACGCATGAGACCACAG GTGCCGGTGCATCAGACTCTGAAGGACCTGCTGATCCTGAGggcagagctgcagaggagggtggaggagctgcagagagaagccACCTCCCAttccctgtcctcctcctctgaacaCTCTCCCTCCCCTACACACACCACTGGAACTCCACTGCACACtgctgtctga
- the mtmr1a gene encoding myotubularin-related protein 1a isoform X5 — protein sequence MEKQAGAAGAADGAGPNRKPWGSPTCGPAAGETQDSPSGSHVEWCKQLIAATISSQISGSVTPDIVNRDNKAGRRPEFLNLPALRYGAQVKVFQNQVPLLPGESIKATVKDVMYICPFSGLVNGTLTITDYKLYFTSVERDSPFILDVNLGVISRLETISVPNQGENNKGLELVCKDMRSPRFAYKTEESHPDIVEVLTKHAFPLSHNLPLFAYQYKEQFPVDGWKVYDPMAEYRRQGLPNESWTISKINSTYELCDTYPSILVIPTNITDEDIKRVAVFRARHRIPVLSWIHPETQATIVRCSQPLVGPSDRRCKEDERFLQIIMDANAQSHKLTIFDARQSSVAVTNKAKDGGFESESFYPSVELNFLDIPNIHVMRESLRKMKDMVYPTIDEVHWHSNIDQTHWLEYIRLLLAGAAKIADKLESGKTSVVVHCSDGWDRTAQLTSLAMLMLDSYYRTRKGFQVLVEKEWISFGHKFAARVGHGDENHANSERSPLFIQFMDCVWQMTRQFPAAFEFNELFLITVLDHLYSCLFGTFLYNSEQERAAKDVQTSTVSLWSYINSQPEDFTNPFYVDYEHHVLYPLVSSRHLELWSSYYARWNPRMRPQVPVHQTLKDLLILRAELQRRVEELQREATSHSLSSSSEHSPSPTHTTGTPLHTAV from the exons ATGGAGAAACAGGCCGGAGCCGCCGGGGCGGCGGACGGAGCAGGGCCGAACAGAAAGCCCTGGGGCTCGCCGACCTGCGGGCCAGCCGCCGGTGAAACCCAGGACAG tcCATCAGGTTCTCATGTAGAGTGGTGTAAACAGCTGATAGCAGCCACCATCTCCAGTCAGATCTCAGGATCAGTCACACCTGACATTGTGAACAGGGACAACAAG GCTGGGAGAAGACCAGAATTTCTG AACCTTCCAGCTCTGAGATACGGGGCGCAAGTCAAAGTGTTCCAGAACCAGGTTCCTCTGCTACCAGGAGAAAGCATCAAGGCTACAG TAAAGGATGTGATGTACATCTGTCCATTCAGTGGTCTGGTTAACGGGACTCTGACCATCACAGACTACAAGCTCTACTTCACCAGCGTGGAGAGG GACTCTCCATTCATTCTTGACGTGAACCTGGGAGTCATCAGCCGACTGGAGACCATCAGCGTCCCCAACCAAGGAGAGAACAACAAAGGATTGGAGCTAGTCTGCAAG GACATGAGGAGTCCGAGGTTTGCCTATAAGACAGAGGAGAGTCATCCGGATATAGTGGAGGTGCTAACCAAACATGCCTTCCCTCTCTCCCACAACCTG CCTCTGTTTGCCTACCAGTACAAGGAGCAGTTTCCTGTGGACGGCTGGAAGGTGTACGACCCAATGGCAGAGTACAGACGTCAG GGTCTCCCTAATGAGAGCTGGACCATCAGTAAGATAAATAGCACCTATGAGCTGTGTGACACTTATCCCTCCATCCTGGTCATCCCCACCAACATCACAGACGAAGACATCAAACGAGTGGCCGTGTTCAGAGCCAGGCACCGCATACCG GTCTTATCCTGGATCCACCCAGAAACTCAGGCCACCATCGTACGCTGCAGCCAGCCGTTAGTCGGCCCTTCAGACCGTCGCTGTAAAGAGGATGAACGCTTTCTCCAAATCATCATGGACGCCAACGCCCAGTCTCATAAGCTCACCATCTTTGACGCACGGCAGAGTAGCGTAGCAGTCACCAACAAG GCAAAGGACGGAGGGTTTGAAAGTGAGAGTTTCTATCCCAGCGTGGAGCTGAACTTCCTGGATATCCCCAACATCCATGTGATGAGGGAGTCtctgaggaagatgaaggaCATGGTTTATCCTACCATAGATGAAGTCCACTGGCACTCTAATATTGACCAGACGCACTGGCTGGAGTACATACGG TTGTTACTAGCAGGAGCAGCTAAGATAGCTGATAAACTGGAGTCGGGGAAGACGTCGGTGGTGGTTCACTGCAGTGACGGCTGGGACCGAACGGCACAGCTCACCTCTCTGGCCATGCTGATGCTGGACAGCTACTACCGCACTCGCAAAGGATTCCAG gttcTGGTGGAGAAGGAGTGGATTAGTTTTGGACACAAATTTGCTGCT CGCGTGGGTCACGGTGATGAGAACCATGCCAACTCAGAGCGCTCGCCTCTCTTCATCCAGTTCATGGACTGCGTCTGGCAGATGACTCGTCAG TTCCCAGCAGCCTTTGAGTTCAACGAGCTGTTCCTCATCACAGTGCTGGACCACCTGTACAGCTGTCTGTTTGGTACATTCCTCTATAACAGCGAACAGGAACGGGCAGCCAAG GACGTTCAGACCAGCACTGTGTCCCTGTGGTCCTACATTAACAG CCAACCCGAGGACTTCACCAACCCCTTCTATGTGGACTACGAGCACCATGTTCTGTATCCGCTGGTGTCTTCCAGACATCTGGAGCTGTGGAGCAGCTACTACGCTCGCTGGAACCCACGCATGAGACCACAG GTGCCGGTGCATCAGACTCTGAAGGACCTGCTGATCCTGAGggcagagctgcagaggagggtggaggagctgcagagagaagccACCTCCCAttccctgtcctcctcctctgaacaCTCTCCCTCCCCTACACACACCACTGGAACTCCACTGCACACtgctgtctga